In a genomic window of Octadecabacter temperatus:
- a CDS encoding hydantoinase B/oxoprolinase family protein codes for MDYVDNKKWQFWVDRGGTFTDIVARKPDGTLQTHKLLSDNPEVYPDAAVHGIKSLLGVEPGEDIPPDQISALKMGTTVATNALLERKGERTVLLITKGLRDLLRIGYQNRPDLFALNIKLPELLYEEVIEIDERVAADGEIITALETTKAREALSRAYGKGYRSVAIALMHGYKYTDHEVRLGEMARQSGFTQVSLSHEASPLIKLVSRGDTAVVDAYLSPILRRYIEQVASALNAKDGGCDSLMFMQSNGGLTDAARFQGKDAILSGPAGGVVGMVRTAADLGFDRLIGFDMGGTSTDVCHYAGEFERSFETEVAGVRMRAPMMSIHTVAAGGGSILSYRDGRMQVGPESAGANPGPAAYRRGGPLTVTDCNVLLGKLQPSQFPSVFGPEADQPLDADIVREKFTALKHEIGTDKSIEDIAEGFLRIAVENMANAIKQISVQRGYDVTQYTMNCFGGAGGQHACLVADTLGMESIFIHPFAGVLSAFGMGLADVRSIHEHQFAGPIDDTTRAKIALGDLIEATQSDVLSQGIADTDISTVVAAHIRTDGAHQTLEVPFGTPSEMTISFNQAHKTRFGFVPENATLIIDLLTAEAIGSTGETVTLPDTAHINVDGKTARMYVHGTWVDVPLVNRACLAAGETVKGPAILTEPTGTNIIEDGWQAECAAGGNLVLRRIVPLDRVEAIGTTVDPVMLEVFNNLYMSIAEQMGATLANTAFSVNIKERLDFSCAIFDHHGDLVANAPHVPVHLGSMSGSVRSILRQNAGKIRPGDVFMMNNPFNGGTHLPDVTVITPVFDATGEHIIYTVASRGHHADIGGTTPGSAPPDSRHIDEEGVLIDNFLLVKQGVLQEAQTRELLSSAKYPCRNVDQNMADLAAQIAANATGERELQKITRQFGLNVVHAYMGHVQDNAEESVRRVLEVLHDCDFTYPLDSGAQIKVKISVDKKARTADIDFTGTSKQDELNYNAPLSICRAVVLYVFRTLVGANIPMNEGCMKPLHLTVPQGSMINPDAPAAVISGNTEVSQAIADTLYGALGVVAGSQGTMNNFVYGNDDVQNYETICGGTGAGDGFNGASAVHSHMTNTRMTDPEVLETRFPVRVEEFSIRRGSGGDGAFKGGDGIIRKLRFMEPMTVTTLTSHRKTAPHGASGGAPGATGENSVVRADGTQIAMQGNDVAQMDVGDVFVLKSPGGGGYGKAKS; via the coding sequence GTGGATTACGTGGACAATAAGAAGTGGCAGTTTTGGGTCGACCGTGGCGGCACCTTTACAGATATAGTGGCGCGCAAACCTGATGGCACGTTGCAGACCCACAAGCTTTTGTCGGATAATCCAGAAGTCTACCCCGACGCTGCCGTGCATGGCATCAAGTCGCTTCTGGGTGTCGAGCCCGGTGAAGACATCCCGCCCGATCAAATTTCTGCGTTGAAGATGGGCACGACTGTCGCAACCAACGCTTTGTTGGAACGAAAGGGCGAGCGCACGGTTTTGCTAATCACCAAAGGGCTACGCGATCTGTTGCGCATTGGGTATCAGAACCGCCCTGATCTTTTTGCTTTGAACATCAAGCTGCCGGAATTGCTCTATGAAGAGGTGATTGAGATTGACGAGCGGGTCGCAGCCGATGGGGAAATCATCACAGCCCTCGAAACAACAAAGGCGCGCGAAGCGTTGTCGCGTGCCTATGGAAAAGGTTACCGGTCTGTCGCAATCGCGCTGATGCACGGCTATAAATACACCGATCACGAGGTGCGTTTAGGCGAAATGGCACGGCAGTCGGGCTTTACGCAGGTCTCTCTTAGCCATGAGGCCAGCCCGTTGATCAAATTGGTGTCGCGCGGTGATACCGCTGTCGTAGATGCCTACCTATCCCCCATTTTACGCCGCTATATTGAACAAGTTGCGTCTGCCTTGAATGCCAAGGATGGCGGATGTGATAGCCTGATGTTCATGCAATCCAACGGCGGCTTGACGGATGCTGCGCGGTTCCAAGGTAAGGATGCGATCCTGTCCGGCCCTGCGGGTGGCGTTGTGGGTATGGTGCGCACAGCCGCCGACCTAGGGTTTGATCGCTTGATCGGTTTCGACATGGGCGGCACATCGACGGATGTCTGCCACTATGCGGGTGAATTTGAACGCTCGTTCGAGACTGAAGTGGCAGGTGTGCGGATGCGTGCGCCAATGATGTCGATCCATACGGTCGCCGCGGGTGGGGGATCAATTCTGTCTTATCGTGACGGGCGTATGCAGGTTGGCCCTGAAAGCGCAGGCGCTAATCCAGGCCCTGCTGCTTACCGCCGTGGTGGCCCGCTGACCGTGACCGACTGCAACGTGTTGCTGGGCAAGCTGCAGCCTTCCCAATTTCCTTCGGTTTTTGGGCCGGAGGCGGATCAACCGCTCGATGCGGATATCGTGCGTGAAAAATTCACTGCCTTGAAACACGAGATTGGCACGGACAAATCCATCGAGGACATCGCTGAAGGGTTCTTGCGCATTGCGGTCGAGAACATGGCCAATGCGATCAAACAGATCAGTGTGCAACGTGGTTATGACGTGACCCAATACACCATGAATTGCTTTGGTGGTGCGGGCGGGCAACACGCCTGTCTGGTCGCGGACACCTTGGGGATGGAAAGCATCTTTATCCATCCATTCGCGGGCGTTCTGTCTGCGTTTGGGATGGGGTTGGCAGATGTTAGATCGATCCATGAACACCAATTTGCCGGACCCATTGACGACACGACACGGGCTAAAATCGCCCTTGGCGACTTGATTGAAGCGACCCAATCGGACGTGCTGTCTCAGGGTATTGCCGACACAGATATCTCCACGGTCGTCGCCGCGCATATCCGTACCGACGGCGCGCATCAGACGTTGGAGGTGCCTTTCGGCACCCCGAGCGAGATGACCATTAGCTTTAATCAGGCGCATAAAACCCGCTTTGGTTTTGTGCCTGAGAACGCGACGTTGATCATCGATCTGCTTACAGCGGAGGCGATTGGCTCTACTGGCGAAACGGTGACCTTACCCGATACAGCCCACATTAATGTAGACGGTAAAACCGCCCGAATGTATGTCCACGGGACGTGGGTGGATGTACCCTTGGTCAATCGCGCGTGCCTTGCGGCTGGGGAAACCGTCAAAGGACCTGCGATTTTGACCGAACCAACGGGCACCAATATCATTGAGGATGGTTGGCAGGCTGAGTGCGCGGCGGGTGGCAACCTTGTGCTGCGTCGCATCGTGCCGCTGGATCGCGTTGAGGCCATCGGCACCACTGTTGATCCGGTCATGCTTGAGGTGTTCAACAACCTTTACATGTCCATTGCCGAACAGATGGGTGCGACCCTCGCGAACACCGCTTTTTCAGTGAATATCAAAGAACGCTTGGATTTCTCTTGTGCGATTTTCGACCATCACGGTGATCTGGTCGCTAACGCACCACATGTGCCGGTGCATCTGGGGTCCATGTCGGGCAGCGTACGTTCGATCCTGCGGCAGAATGCGGGCAAAATTCGCCCCGGCGATGTGTTCATGATGAACAACCCGTTCAATGGCGGCACCCACTTGCCCGATGTGACAGTCATCACGCCGGTTTTTGATGCCACTGGTGAACACATCATCTACACGGTGGCCTCTCGCGGGCACCACGCCGACATTGGTGGCACGACGCCAGGTTCCGCCCCCCCAGACAGTCGCCATATTGATGAAGAAGGCGTGTTGATCGACAACTTCCTGCTGGTCAAACAAGGCGTCCTGCAAGAGGCGCAAACCCGTGAGTTGTTGTCTTCCGCCAAATATCCGTGCCGCAATGTGGATCAGAACATGGCCGATTTGGCCGCGCAAATTGCCGCCAACGCAACGGGCGAGCGGGAATTGCAAAAGATCACCCGACAGTTCGGTTTAAACGTTGTGCATGCCTATATGGGCCATGTCCAAGACAACGCCGAAGAAAGCGTGCGCCGTGTTTTGGAGGTGCTGCATGATTGCGATTTCACCTATCCACTGGACAGCGGTGCTCAGATCAAAGTGAAGATCTCGGTCGACAAAAAAGCACGTACTGCTGACATTGATTTTACGGGTACGTCCAAACAAGATGAACTTAACTACAATGCACCTTTGTCCATCTGTCGCGCCGTGGTCTTGTATGTCTTCCGCACGCTCGTCGGGGCCAACATCCCCATGAACGAAGGCTGCATGAAGCCACTGCATCTAACTGTTCCCCAAGGATCCATGATCAACCCTGATGCGCCGGCTGCGGTTATTTCGGGCAACACTGAAGTCAGCCAAGCCATCGCAGACACTCTTTATGGTGCGCTTGGTGTCGTCGCGGGCAGCCAAGGGACGATGAACAACTTCGTCTATGGTAATGACGACGTCCAAAACTATGAAACGATTTGCGGCGGCACCGGTGCAGGCGATGGGTTCAATGGGGCCAGTGCTGTACACAGCCACATGACCAACACCCGCATGACGGACCCAGAAGTTCTGGAAACGCGTTTTCCCGTGCGCGTGGAGGAATTTTCAATCCGGCGCGGTTCTGGTGGTGATGGGGCGTTCAAAGGTGGTGACGGCATCATCCGCAAATTGCGGTTTATGGAACCGATGACCGTCACGACCCTGACATCACATCGCAAAACTGCGCCACATGGGGCATCAGGCGGGGCACCCGGCGCTACGGGCGAAAACTCTGTCGTTCGTGCGGATGGAACTCAGATCGCAATGCAGGGTAATGATGTCGCGCAGATGGATGTCGGTGATGTTTTTGTCCTCAAATCCCCCGGTGGTGGTGGTTATGGAAAGGCAAAATCATGA
- a CDS encoding TRAP transporter small permease, producing the protein MSRLLQKLYDVCGMMSGGLILCICLLISAQICLNAFGRFAPGILPSTIPSYADFSGFMLAGATFLAMAHTLRAGGHIRVNLVVSRLPKSAQFVAECFVLITATALIGYATYFMGALVAESVHYGDVSNGIIPVPLWIPQGVAAFGIGLLLVAIVHTLFDLLSARAPILSSPGEV; encoded by the coding sequence ATGTCTCGCCTACTCCAAAAACTATACGACGTATGCGGTATGATGTCAGGCGGGCTGATCCTGTGCATCTGCCTTTTGATCTCAGCTCAGATTTGCCTGAACGCCTTCGGGCGTTTTGCGCCGGGTATCTTACCCTCAACCATTCCATCCTACGCAGATTTTTCCGGCTTCATGTTAGCAGGGGCCACGTTCTTGGCGATGGCACACACCCTACGCGCAGGTGGACATATTCGGGTCAACCTAGTGGTGTCACGACTGCCAAAGTCGGCTCAGTTCGTCGCCGAGTGTTTCGTTCTGATCACCGCCACCGCCTTGATCGGATACGCAACCTATTTCATGGGCGCACTTGTAGCGGAAAGCGTTCACTATGGGGATGTGTCAAACGGGATTATCCCTGTGCCGCTTTGGATACCGCAAGGTGTTGCTGCATTTGGGATCGGGCTACTGCTCGTGGCCATTGTTCATACATTGTTTGACCTACTTTCGGCCCGCGCACCGATCCTTTCTAGCCCAGGGGAGGTGTAG
- a CDS encoding TRAP transporter substrate-binding protein — MKNFILGAAALVCATAVHAQSWDMSTPYGDSTFHTQNIAQFANDVRAATDGALDITLHSAGSLFPHAEIKGAVRNRSVPLGEFFLSRLSNEDLAFGVDSQPFVATSYEDAARLWAAQKPVISELLAEQGLLPLFSVPWPAQGLYTNGEVATVDDLNGLRFRAYNAALEEFATLAGAAPVQIEASNIPQAFATGQVEAMITSPSTGVNSTAWDFVTHYTPINAWVPKNIVVVNQRMFDGLDADTQAAVLAAAEAAETRGWEMSATEAESMTAALAENGITVYEPSSALIEGLQGIGETMLGTWDAAASDSARAVLGAYNN; from the coding sequence ATGAAAAACTTTATTCTTGGCGCAGCGGCGCTTGTCTGTGCAACGGCCGTTCATGCGCAAAGCTGGGACATGTCGACACCGTATGGCGACAGTACATTCCATACTCAGAACATCGCCCAGTTTGCAAATGACGTACGCGCTGCAACCGACGGTGCGCTTGATATCACGCTGCACTCTGCGGGTTCTTTGTTCCCGCACGCCGAAATCAAAGGTGCCGTGCGCAATCGCTCTGTGCCATTGGGCGAATTCTTTCTGTCACGTCTGTCAAACGAAGATTTGGCGTTCGGCGTAGACAGCCAGCCTTTTGTTGCAACCAGCTATGAGGATGCAGCGCGCCTTTGGGCCGCCCAAAAGCCCGTCATATCCGAGTTGTTGGCCGAACAAGGCTTGCTGCCGCTGTTTTCCGTGCCGTGGCCAGCCCAGGGCCTCTATACAAACGGTGAAGTCGCAACCGTCGATGATCTGAACGGGTTGCGCTTCCGCGCGTACAACGCCGCGTTGGAAGAATTCGCAACACTGGCAGGTGCCGCACCTGTCCAGATTGAGGCGTCCAATATCCCGCAGGCCTTTGCGACAGGTCAAGTTGAAGCGATGATTACATCCCCGTCGACAGGCGTGAACTCAACCGCTTGGGATTTCGTGACCCACTACACACCGATCAACGCTTGGGTGCCTAAGAACATCGTCGTTGTGAACCAGCGTATGTTTGATGGTTTGGATGCCGACACTCAGGCCGCCGTTTTGGCCGCAGCCGAAGCCGCCGAAACCCGCGGCTGGGAGATGTCTGCTACAGAGGCTGAGAGCATGACAGCTGCCCTCGCTGAGAACGGCATCACCGTCTACGAACCAAGTTCGGCTTTGATTGAAGGCTTGCAAGGTATCGGCGAGACGATGCTCGGGACATGGGATGCAGCCGCATCAGACAGCGCACGTGCGGTGCTCGGCGCCTACAACAATTAA